The Deltaproteobacteria bacterium genomic interval GAGCATATAAAGCACATTGGTGTAGCACAGCTCGTGGGTCAGGCTGAACAAAACCGCGTCCAGGCTCCCAAGAGGCGTGTCGCTTTCCAGACTGGCCAGGGGCGCGCCATGGGTCCGAAGCACGGTGGCCACGTCCTCGGTTGGAGCGAAAACCCGCTCCGCGTAAAAATCATCGTGGCTGTTGACGATGTCGTAGAGGATCTTTTGCCCCAGATAGGACATGCCCACTTCGTACAAATCGGGAAATGCCAAGGCCACATGCACGCGAATCGCGCCTGGGTCCTTGTGCACGCTGTTGATCTCCGTGCCCAGATAATGGCTGGGTCGGGAAAAAAGAGGGAGAAGTTCCTTCATGGTTCCTTGCGAGGACAATGGGCAGAAAAAAAGGGTGGACCGGCCACCCTTGGTTCCCGCTCCACGGCCTGTTATTTTTTCAGGAATTTGCTGAAATCCGTCACGCCCCCCGTTCCGCCCAGATTGCGCAGATTGCCGGGAGCGGACAGGGTCAAATTGGTGGTGGCCTCAAGGTACTTGGTTTTCAGCTCCTCGGGCACGGATTTGTATTGAAAAAGCACGTGGCGCACTTCGATCTCGCCCTCGATGTTCTGATCGAAAGGATAGCCAAAGGGAAGCAGCAGCATCTGCACGCCGCCCTGCTGGGTGGGGATGGTCTGCAAAATGGCCGGGTCCTTGATCAGCCCAGCGCCTTCATCCCATTTTCCAAGCACCATCTCGCCATTCACCAGCTTCACCAGTCTGATATCGTACATGCTCACCTCGTCGTTTCGGCCTGTTGGATCATGCCCCGCCCAGGAGTCCGGACAGGGGAGTCCGTGTCTACGAACTGCGTCATGGCCTGTCAAGAATGCGCTCGGACCGCGCTATTCCCCAACGTCACCCTTTATGATAGCCCGGCCCCATCTTCACCACGGCGAGGCATTCATGAATACTCTGGACATTATTTTTTGTGTCATTCTCGGCTTTTTGGGACTGCGTGGCATCTTTCGCGGCCTGATCCGCGAAGTTGCCTCCATCCTCGGGCTGCTCCTTGGCTTCATCCTGGCCAACACCTACCACGGCCAACTCGTTCCCCTGCTCGAAGGCCCCCTGGGCGGCCCCGGCCTGGCCAATCTGGCCGCCTACCTGGGCATTTTCCTGGGCACGGTGGCCGTGATCTTCGTCCTGGCCACGCTCATCCGCAAAATTCTGAAACTGATCATGCTCGGCTGGTTGGACAGCATTGGTGGCGGCGCCTTGGGCCTGTTCAAGGGCGCCTTGTTGTGCAGCATCATCGTCATGGCCCTGACCGCCTTTCTGCCGTCCAAGGCGGAAATCCTGGCCAGCTCGCGCATCGTGCCCCATGTCAACACGTTCAATACAATGCTGTCCACCGCCCTGCCCAAGGACATGCGCGACCAATTCCTGACGCGCAGCCAGGAGCTGAAACAGGAATGGGAAGCACGACTCTTGAATCAACTCTCGAAAATCAAGGACA includes:
- a CDS encoding CvpA family protein, which codes for MVCKMAGSLISPAPSSHFPSTISPFTSFTSLISYMLTSSFRPVGSCPAQESGQGSPCLRTASWPVKNALGPRYSPTSPFMIARPHLHHGEAFMNTLDIIFCVILGFLGLRGIFRGLIREVASILGLLLGFILANTYHGQLVPLLEGPLGGPGLANLAAYLGIFLGTVAVIFVLATLIRKILKLIMLGWLDSIGGGALGLFKGALLCSIIVMALTAFLPSKAEILASSRIVPHVNTFNTMLSTALPKDMRDQFLTRSQELKQEWEARLLNQLSKIKDTTGGKQ